The Thermomicrobiales bacterium DNA window CGACGATCGCATCAGCGGCAATCAGGTCGGCCGCGGCCACCGATTCGCCTACCGGCGCCTCGGATTCGGCCACTGCGGAATCATCCGCGGCAATTTCGGCGTCCGGCGCAATCGACTCAGGCGCTTCCGGCAGCTCGACCTCGATCGTCTCGATGTCGACTTCCTCGACGACAATCGCTGGTTCCTCGGCTTCACTGGACGACACAGGAGCCTCGACCTCCGCCGCGAGGGAATTCTGCTCCGCAATCTCGGCGACAGCTTCCTCGTCGACCGGTTCCATTTGCTTTTCTTCGATTTGGTCGATCACTGTTTCTTCCATAGAGCTCACACGAAACCTCCGATGCGTCGGAAGAGTTTAGCGGTTTTCAGCATATGCGTGATAGGGGATCAACAGACGACAGGGCAGGAATCCCGTGTTTGGCGCCCAGAATCCCCCGAACGAACCATTCGACCGTGCTTCCCGGTGCTGCTTCACATGACTCCGGGCGTATGGCGCTCTCACGCGTTCCAGGCTGATTCCAATACCCCGAGGTAGTCGGCTTCGTCCATGACGCGAGCGTTGCTGGCATTGGAGAGGTTGGCGACCGACGCGGACGCGATCCAGGGAAAGTCGTCTTCCCGCACGCCGGGCAACTCGCGGAAGCGCGGAATGCCGATCCGCTGCGCCAAATCGACCAGATACCGGGATGCCTGCTCGGCCGCGTACCCCAACTCGTCGTCCTCGGTGGCCACGCCGAGGGCGACCGCAACATCGGCATGGCGTTTCGGATCGGCGGGGGCGTCGAACGCGAAGATCCAGGGGAGAAAGGTCGAATTCGCGATGCCGTGCGGAGTGTCGTAACGGCCGCCGAGCGCTTCCGCGATGCAATGCACCGCGGCGACATCGGCATTGCTGAACGCCATGCCGGCGATGGTGCTGGCAAGCATCATCTGCTCGCGCGCGGCGGTGTTCGATCCGTCCGCCACGGCGATCGGCAGGTTCGGACCGATCAGGCGAATGGCGTGCAAGGCCAGACCGTCGCTGATCGGTGTGCCGCGGGTGCAGGTGTATGCCTCGATGGCGTGGGTCAGCGCGTCCATACCAGTCGAGGCCGTAAGCAGGGGCGGCAAGCCGAGCGTGAGCCCCGGATCGACGATGGCGATTCTTGGCGCGATCGCCCAGTCACGCAGGGAGACTTTGATCTGCCGGGTGGTGTCGTTGACGACCGAGCTGCGGGTGACTTCACTGCCGGTTCCGGCTGTGGTCGGAATGGCGATGAGCGGCAGGGGTGGTTCGACAAACGTGCGCGGGGCGACCCAATCGAGCGCGGTGCCGCTATTGGTCGCCAGGCCAGCCGCGGCCTTGGCCAGATCGATCGGGCTGCCGCCACCGATCGCAACGATTGCTTCCGCGCCGGTCGCGCGGGCCAGTTCGGCCGCGGCAAGGCACTCGTAGTCGCGCGGGTTCGGGCTGACCTGATCGTAGATGTCGAATGCGATGCCGGACGCCGAGAGCGCGGCCTCGATCTGGCCGGAGATTCCAACCGCCCGGACGCCCGAATCGGTAACGATCAACACACGGGAGACGCCGAGCTCGCTCGTCAACGCTCCCGCTCGGTCGGCGGCGCCGTATCCGAAATGAATCGCTGGAGCAACCCGAAAGGCGCCGCTCACTCAGCCTCCCACGGGTTTGCGAACGCAGGCGCCGTCTTGGCGTTTTGGGTCGCGGTTGGAGTGAGGATCGAGTACTGCTTGAAATTGTTGACCAGCAGCTGAGCAGAGAGCTCGGTTGTCGCGGCGACCGTGCCAGCACCGCTCTGCCCGGTGGAGCCAGCCACCAGAGGCAGTTCCGCCTCTCCGGCGTCGAGCGCGAGACCGGTCGCGTCCGCGGGTGGCACGAAGACCAGCACGACCGACGTGCGATCGCCGGGGCCGATCTCCCGCGTGTCATTCACGCCATTGTTCTCGGTCATTCCAAGGTATGCGGCGACCGCGCCGGTGGCGGAATCGAGATCGAGCGGTTCTCCCTCAGCACGCGCGAGCTTGAACTGGGACATATCGAGCACAGCCGGGCTGGAACCAGGGTTCGTGACGTCGACCGTCACGACCACCCAGCGTTCGTCCTGCAACGGGCCGAGCGTCAGATCGGGCAGTGATGCACCCATCTGGAGATCGGTGATCTCGAAGTCGAGCACGCCGGTGTTTTCGGCGGGCGCCTGGGTTGGCTCGATGATGTCGCCCGGTGTTTCGGTCGCCTCGTCTTCCGGAAGCGCGTTTTCACTGGCTGCAGGTTCATCCGCGCCAGCCGGATCCGTGGTCGGCTCGGTCGCCGGAGCTTCCGTTGCATCCGGCGGGGCAATCACTGGCGCGTTGGTTGCCGCCGGTTCGTCCTGGGCAGCGTTCACATCAGTGCCGGGCGGATCGGTTTCACCGCCGCCGACGCCAAGGGCCACCGCAGTCTGCTCAGCGGGCGAGTAGGTCGGTTCGGCCTGCGTGGAACTTGGACCGCTGGCGACGTCCGAATCGTCTTCGGTGACAGGAGTCTTCGTCGGCTCAGGGACCGCAGTTTGCCTGGGTTCGGTCGTTGGTTCCTGCGTCGGGGTTCCTGGTGGCAACTCGGCCACGGTCTGAATCTCGGGAGTGTTGTCTTCGAACCGATCGCGAATTGCGGAGTACTCGGGCAGGAGCCCACCTTGCCAGGCGGCGATTCCGGCGATCGCCAGGAAGAGGGCGGCAAAGCGCATGGCCCAGGCGCGGCGATTGCGGCGTTCGCGGTTATCCATGCCGTCGAGCGGCTTGAGATTCCAGTCGTTCTGGCGCGGAATGACATTTGCCGCAGGGTCGACCGCGCCGGCCGCCAGTTGAGGCGTGCCGGACCAATCCGGCATGGGATCGGGCGGTGGGGCGATTGGCGGAAAATCATCGTCATCGAGAGCGGCATAGACCGGGAAAGAGGGCAGTGGATCGACCGGCGCCGGGCTATGCTTGCGCCCATAGGGCGCGGGGCGCGCCGGAATGATCGGTTCGTCATCGAGGAACATGCTCGAATCCCAGGTCGGGTATTCGGGCTCATACCGTTCTCTCGGAGTGAGCACATCGACCAGTTCGGCGGCGGCCAGACGCCCCTCGCGCACAATGATCGTGATCGATTCGGGGAGCCGCTGCCCGGGAGTGAGCACTTGCAATCCGACATTGCCGGTGCGGCGCATGGTTGGTGGCGCATAGAGCCATTCGTGCCGGATATCGAGCGCGACCGCCCCGCCGCGGATGAGCGCCAACCGCTCGTTCGTGACGACCAGGAGGCAGGCGAGATCGGTGTCACCACCCGCAACGAGGATCTGCCCCTCCCAGAGAATGCCTTCGGCCTGGAGTTGGCGCCAGGCGCTGCCGCGGGGGCGGCCAACGATGGGCAAGTCGTCTGACATGGGTGAGTCCCTCTCGAGCGGTTCAGCATCCGCGCGTTCCAGCAACACGCGCGGTAAACGGGTTTTCGTTTCCGGTGACCGTTGGGGGGACGGGGAACCGGCTCGGGCGGGGGCTGTGACAAGCCGTGACAATCAGGCATACGTACACAGTGTACGTACAGTCTAGCACAGGGACGTCTACCGGTACGAGGGTCTGCAAGCAGGGAATTTCCTGAGACAGACTGGACGAGCTTCGGTCAGAGTCCAGGCCAACGCTCCCAATCGTCGTGGTCGATGCCCTGAACCTCAAGAGGTGAGTGCAAGATCGTTCTGGGGACCGATCTGGCGTTTTGTGAAACGAATCACAAGCGCAATGCGTTCTGATCTCCAGAGGGAATGCACGAGCACATGCTGGGGTGCGAAATCAGATGGACACACAACGATTCGACGCGCTGACCCGGGGGTTCGGCACGCGCGCTACCCGGCGGGAGGCTTTACGCTGGATCGGGGCTGGTGTCCTGGGTTCGCTCGGTTTTTCTCGTGTAGCGACCGTTGCCAGGGCGCAAGCGGAACCGGGGACCTACGGCGATCCGTGCGAACCGGTGGACGGAAGCTGTCAGGCGCCGTACACCTGCTTCGAGGCGATATGCGATCTTCCTCGCGGTTGCGTGGGCAACGGGCAACCGTGTGTGGACGACTTTCCATGCTGCGCCGATGAAGGACTTACCTGCGTCGAGGGTATCTGCACGATAGCCACCGAAACGAGTTTGCCCGCCACCGGGATTGGGATTCCACACGATACTGAACGCGTTGCGGGATTGGCGCTCGCCGGGGCGGCGGTGCTGGTCGCGGGCAAGCTGATCCGTGACAAGGAACGCGATCCGGAGCTGTAGTGTCGACATGCGCGGATTCGCGCTAGCTGCTCATCTGCACCAGGCGTTCGCTCAATTCCGGAGATGCCGATGATCGTCGATGCCCATGCCCATATCTTTCCGCAGCTTGCCGGGGCGAGCGGCTACCCGTCGGAAGCGGATCACCGGCGGTTTCTTCAGCTCTACATCGCCACGCATGGGGAACCGGTCTATCGGCTGCGGGATTCGGCGATCGTGCCGGAGGCGGCATCGGTACTCTTTTCGGGGAAACTCGATTCGCTCGATCGGCTCAACGACGATGCCGGTTTTCGCGTTGGACGCTGCGGGCGATTCGAGTGGGAGTTCGAGGGCGAGACGCACTATCGCTCGTTCCTGCCGCCTTCCTTACAAGATATGGTGGCGCCGGTCGACTTTCTGCTGCAGTCGATGGCGCGTGCTGGTGTCGACATCGCGGTGCTGCAGAACGCTGGACTCTATGGGCGACTGAATGCCGAATTCGCCGAAGCGGTGCGGGCGCATCCAGGGAAGCTCATCGGGCTGGCGGACGCGCGGCCATCCGAAGCGCACACTGCCGACGAATGTGCCCGGCTCACGCATGCCGTGCAGGAAATGGGGCTGCGCGGCGTCTATTTCGCCAACCGCGGATTCATCACCGGCGGGTATCTCCATGCCATCGACGATCCCGCGCTCGCTCCCTATTGGGAAACCGTGCGCTCATTGGGAATTCCGATCTACTGGGAAATCCTTGGTGTGCCGATGCCAACACCTGAGACCTATCTCCGCGAGCTCGACCGGCTCGATCGATGGCTGCAGCGGTATCCGGATATCCCGTGCGTGTTGACACATGGATTCGCCCCCGAGCTGCTGGAGGGGACGATTCCCGATCCGGTGCGGAGACTGCTTGGGCGCGAGAACCTGATGGTCGAGCTGCTCTACCCCATCCACTGGGGACGGTTGCACGACTATCCGTGGCCGGAGTTGCGTCCAGTCATCGAACAACAACTTCGCCTGGCGGGCGCCTCGCGTCTGGTCTGGGGTTCGGACATGCCGAATGTCGAGCGCAACTGCACCTATCGACAGTCACTGGAATATCTGCCGCGGATACTGGGCGATGTCATTCGACCTTCAGAGCTGGGTGCGATACTGGGTGGAAATCTGATCCACCTCTTTTCGCTCTCATAGGCCCCTCCCCAGCGAAGCGATCGATCACGCCATACGTGCAGGGCAACTGCATGCGCATGGGATTCGCTCGGTCGATCGTTTGCGCCCATGGCGCCGTTACGGGGTATGCTTTGTGTATCCCCGCCCCTGACCAACGAGTCGACGCCATGCACTGCGCGGCGAAACGCATTTCGAGGGAGGGTCACATATGGACGATCGTCGCTTCGATACGTTGGCAAAGTCGCTCGGCACATTGCAGAGTCGCCGGGCAGCGCTCAAGGGAGCGCTCGGCGTCGGTTGGGCCGTCATCGCCGGAAAAACGCTGCAACCGCGAGAATCGAGCGCCGCGCGGCGTCCGACTCCGACTCCCAAGCCGCCAACCTGTCCCCTGCTACAGACCTACATCGACGGCAAATGCGTGTGCAGCGATCCACTGGACGTTACCTGCGGTCCGGAGTGCTGTCCACGACACATTACCGAGTGCTGCGACAACGCGTGCTGCTTCGGAACCTGTTATGACGAAGAGCTCTGCTGTCTGCCGGGAGAGGTCGGATACAACGGTTCCTGTTGCACCCCAAAGAGCTGCGCGGACCTTTGGCCAGACTATCTCCTTAGTTGTACCACCGGGATCGACGACGGCTGCGGCGGCACGATCTTTTGTGGCTGCCCAGAGGGATGGGAGTGCAGCGGCGGCGGTTCGGGGACCTGTCTCAACATGACGACCACCTGTATCGCCGACTTCAGCGTGTGCGGCTTGTACCCACAGCTCGCGCAATGTGTCGGTGGCGGCGGCTACGCGTGCAGCCCTGATATCGACGGGACAAACACGTGCGCAACGCACGAGCTCGGATTCTGTGGCGGCACGTGCACGTCGGATGCCGAATGCGAGAGCGGATACGTCTGCGCGCAGGCATGCGACCAGTTCTGTGACAACTACGGCTGTCTGCAACTGCCGCCAACCTAAACCGATTCGCCAGACCATGCGGAAGCATCGTGATCGCTGGATACAGCATCTGTAACGCTGCATCCCTGTATCGCCGACGTGGGCACGGCGCATCACGAGTGATGGGCAACAAACCGAAGAGCAGCGCTATCGATGTTCGGCGTGGCAGGAGATGCCCCGTTCGAACCGCACATGCCGCGACCGGTGCGATCCATGTCGATTTTCACGCGAGACGCTCGACCATGTTGCATCCGACGTAAGGACGCAAGGAGAAACAATGGGACGTATTCAGATCGATCTCTTCACAACGCTGGATCTGGTTGCTCAGGCCCCGGGAGCACCGGACGAAGATCCGGAGGACGGTTTCGCATTCGGAGGATGGCAAGCACCGATGATGGACGAAGTCGTTGGCGAGCAAGTCCAGCAAAGTATCTTCACGACCGACGCGCTGTTGCTGGGGCGGAAGACATACGAAGCCTTCGCGGAGTATTGGCCATCGAAAGCAGATGATTTCGCCGGCGGGATTGCGGGGTTGTTCAATCGCATCCCGAAGTACGTCGCCTCGCGGAGTAACCCTCGGCTCGACTGGACCGGTTCGTCGCTGATCGGTCCGGACATTGCGGCTTCAATTGGCGAGATCCGGGACCGGCACGAGAGCGTACACGTCATCGGCAGCATCGACTTCGTGCAAACGTTGCTCTCAGAGCGGCTGTTCGATCAGCTGAAACTGATCGTCTATCCCATCACCCTCGGATCGGGAAAGAAGGTCTTTGGGAATGGAACGATTCCGACGAATCTGAAACTCGCCGAACCGGCTGTGACCACGCCGACGGGAGCCGTGATCCTGCACTATGAGCTTCTGGATGGCATTCCCGCGACCGGGACGATGGGCTAGGGACGCTCGATCGAACGCTCGAACTGGCTGCGCGGCTTCTCCGGAATCTGTAATTCTGTATTCTTGTAGATGCAGATGCTCAGGAGGAGTGCCATGGTCAGCAGCAAACCAAAGAGCCGCACCGTCCACGTTCTACGCGGCGGGCAAATCACGATCCCTATCGAGTTCCGGCGGGAACTCGGGATCGAGGATGCTTCCCTGATGGAGGTGACACTGACCGAACGCGGCGACTTGACGTTGCATCCCGTCGAAACCCGGCCGAGAGGCTCATCGTGGCTGCGCGAACTGTATGAGGCATTCGCGCCGGTCCGTCAGGAAGCGATCGACAAGGGATACACCGAAGAAGAGATCAATGAATGGATCGATGAGGCCGTTCGTGAGGTTCGCGCCGAGCATAGGACCTCTCACGCCGAATGAGCTCAGTATCCGGAACGGACGATGAGCCACTGCGTCTCGTGATCGATGCAGTCGGATTCGTTCGCGCATTGATCAATCCACGCAGCGCATGGGGTGCGATCGTCTTCGTTCACTCTGAGACCTACACCATCGTGATTTCGAACGAGATCGAAGACGAGATTCTGGATGTGCT harbors:
- a CDS encoding amidohydrolase family protein; translated protein: MIVDAHAHIFPQLAGASGYPSEADHRRFLQLYIATHGEPVYRLRDSAIVPEAASVLFSGKLDSLDRLNDDAGFRVGRCGRFEWEFEGETHYRSFLPPSLQDMVAPVDFLLQSMARAGVDIAVLQNAGLYGRLNAEFAEAVRAHPGKLIGLADARPSEAHTADECARLTHAVQEMGLRGVYFANRGFITGGYLHAIDDPALAPYWETVRSLGIPIYWEILGVPMPTPETYLRELDRLDRWLQRYPDIPCVLTHGFAPELLEGTIPDPVRRLLGRENLMVELLYPIHWGRLHDYPWPELRPVIEQQLRLAGASRLVWGSDMPNVERNCTYRQSLEYLPRILGDVIRPSELGAILGGNLIHLFSLS
- a CDS encoding iron-containing alcohol dehydrogenase, coding for MSGAFRVAPAIHFGYGAADRAGALTSELGVSRVLIVTDSGVRAVGISGQIEAALSASGIAFDIYDQVSPNPRDYECLAAAELARATGAEAIVAIGGGSPIDLAKAAAGLATNSGTALDWVAPRTFVEPPLPLIAIPTTAGTGSEVTRSSVVNDTTRQIKVSLRDWAIAPRIAIVDPGLTLGLPPLLTASTGMDALTHAIEAYTCTRGTPISDGLALHAIRLIGPNLPIAVADGSNTAAREQMMLASTIAGMAFSNADVAAVHCIAEALGGRYDTPHGIANSTFLPWIFAFDAPADPKRHADVAVALGVATEDDELGYAAEQASRYLVDLAQRIGIPRFRELPGVREDDFPWIASASVANLSNASNARVMDEADYLGVLESAWNA
- a CDS encoding AbrB/MazE/SpoVT family DNA-binding domain-containing protein, translated to MVSSKPKSRTVHVLRGGQITIPIEFRRELGIEDASLMEVTLTERGDLTLHPVETRPRGSSWLRELYEAFAPVRQEAIDKGYTEEEINEWIDEAVREVRAEHRTSHAE
- a CDS encoding dihydrofolate reductase family protein, translating into MGRIQIDLFTTLDLVAQAPGAPDEDPEDGFAFGGWQAPMMDEVVGEQVQQSIFTTDALLLGRKTYEAFAEYWPSKADDFAGGIAGLFNRIPKYVASRSNPRLDWTGSSLIGPDIAASIGEIRDRHESVHVIGSIDFVQTLLSERLFDQLKLIVYPITLGSGKKVFGNGTIPTNLKLAEPAVTTPTGAVILHYELLDGIPATGTMG
- a CDS encoding DUF4352 domain-containing protein; amino-acid sequence: MSDDLPIVGRPRGSAWRQLQAEGILWEGQILVAGGDTDLACLLVVTNERLALIRGGAVALDIRHEWLYAPPTMRRTGNVGLQVLTPGQRLPESITIIVREGRLAAAELVDVLTPRERYEPEYPTWDSSMFLDDEPIIPARPAPYGRKHSPAPVDPLPSFPVYAALDDDDFPPIAPPPDPMPDWSGTPQLAAGAVDPAANVIPRQNDWNLKPLDGMDNRERRNRRAWAMRFAALFLAIAGIAAWQGGLLPEYSAIRDRFEDNTPEIQTVAELPPGTPTQEPTTEPRQTAVPEPTKTPVTEDDSDVASGPSSTQAEPTYSPAEQTAVALGVGGGETDPPGTDVNAAQDEPAATNAPVIAPPDATEAPATEPTTDPAGADEPAASENALPEDEATETPGDIIEPTQAPAENTGVLDFEITDLQMGASLPDLTLGPLQDERWVVVTVDVTNPGSSPAVLDMSQFKLARAEGEPLDLDSATGAVAAYLGMTENNGVNDTREIGPGDRTSVVLVFVPPADATGLALDAGEAELPLVAGSTGQSGAGTVAATTELSAQLLVNNFKQYSILTPTATQNAKTAPAFANPWEAE